One genomic segment of Mycolicibacterium psychrotolerans includes these proteins:
- a CDS encoding PucR family transcriptional regulator, translating to MADNNRYIPPRSTVEVLENVPDSALRRLKQYSGRLATEAVHYMEERLPFFADLEASQRASVQLVVQTAVVNFVEWMRQPDSDVSYTAQAFEVVPQDLRRRIALRQSVEMVRVTMEYFEEVVPLLARSEEQLTALTAGILRYSRDLAFAAATAYADQAEARGAWDTRMEANLIDAVVRGDIGPDLQSQAAALNWDATAAATVIVGLPRPDRMDLTSEDVHDVATRNGRAALADVHGTWLVTVVSGGLSHTDRFLSELMTVFGDGPVVIGPMAPTLGAAHLSATEAIAGMNAVAGWAGAPRPVAARELLPERALLGDASAAAALEADVMRPLADAGPTLVETLDAYLDSGGAIEACARKLFVHPNTVRYRLKRIADFTGRDATVPRDAYVLRVASTVGRLRRQAQASTPSRAGSEQVTAVASVTSAVPSPR from the coding sequence ATGGCCGACAACAATCGGTACATCCCGCCCCGCTCGACGGTCGAGGTGCTGGAGAACGTTCCCGACTCCGCGCTGCGCAGACTCAAGCAGTATTCCGGACGGCTGGCGACCGAGGCCGTCCACTACATGGAGGAACGGCTGCCGTTCTTCGCCGATCTGGAGGCCTCGCAGCGGGCCAGCGTGCAGCTGGTCGTGCAGACGGCGGTGGTGAACTTCGTCGAGTGGATGCGCCAGCCCGACAGCGATGTCAGCTACACCGCGCAGGCGTTCGAGGTGGTGCCGCAGGATCTGCGCAGGCGCATCGCGCTGCGCCAGTCGGTGGAGATGGTGCGCGTGACGATGGAGTACTTCGAGGAGGTCGTCCCGCTGCTGGCGCGCAGCGAGGAACAGCTCACCGCGCTGACGGCCGGCATCCTGCGCTACAGCCGTGATCTGGCCTTCGCCGCGGCCACCGCCTACGCCGACCAGGCCGAGGCCCGCGGTGCGTGGGACACCCGGATGGAGGCGAACCTGATCGACGCCGTGGTGCGCGGCGACATCGGACCCGATCTGCAGTCGCAGGCCGCCGCGCTGAATTGGGACGCCACCGCGGCGGCGACGGTGATCGTCGGGTTGCCGCGCCCCGACCGGATGGACCTGACGAGCGAGGACGTGCACGACGTCGCCACCCGCAACGGCAGGGCGGCCCTGGCCGACGTCCACGGCACCTGGCTGGTCACCGTCGTCTCGGGCGGGTTGTCGCACACCGACCGCTTCCTGTCGGAGTTGATGACGGTGTTCGGTGACGGTCCGGTGGTCATCGGGCCGATGGCGCCGACGCTGGGCGCGGCCCACCTCAGCGCCACCGAGGCCATCGCCGGGATGAACGCCGTCGCCGGCTGGGCGGGCGCGCCGCGCCCGGTGGCCGCCCGCGAGCTGCTTCCCGAACGGGCGCTGCTCGGCGACGCCTCGGCCGCCGCCGCCCTGGAAGCGGACGTGATGCGCCCGCTCGCGGACGCCGGACCCACGCTGGTGGAGACACTCGACGCCTACCTCGACTCCGGTGGCGCGATCGAAGCCTGCGCGCGCAAATTGTTCGTTCATCCAAATACCGTCCGCTACCGGCTCAAACGGATCGCAGACTTCACGGGCCGTGACGCCACGGTTCCCCGGGACGCCTACGTGCTGCGAGTGGCCTCCACGGTGGGCCGACTGCGGCGTCAAGCGCAGGCGAGCACTCCATCAAGGGCCGGATCTGAGCAGGTCACTGCTGTTGCATCGGTCACATCTGCGGTGCCTTCTCCGAGGTGA
- a CDS encoding peroxiredoxin codes for MRQVGDIAPDFTLADQNNQRVSLSAFRGTKNVLLVFFPLAFTGICQRELDEIRDHLDDFVDDATATLAISVGPSPTHKVWAGQRGFTFPVLSDFWPHGAVSQAYGVFNDASGFSNRGTIAVDRDGVVRFADCRQPGEARDQAVWRAALDAVRG; via the coding sequence ATGAGGCAGGTCGGCGACATCGCGCCGGACTTCACGCTCGCCGATCAGAACAACCAGCGGGTGTCGTTGAGCGCGTTCCGCGGCACGAAGAACGTGCTGCTGGTCTTCTTCCCGCTCGCCTTCACCGGGATCTGTCAGCGCGAGCTCGACGAGATCCGCGATCACCTCGACGACTTCGTCGACGACGCGACGGCCACGCTGGCGATCTCGGTGGGTCCGTCGCCCACCCACAAGGTGTGGGCCGGGCAGCGTGGGTTCACGTTTCCGGTGCTGTCGGACTTCTGGCCGCACGGCGCGGTGAGCCAGGCTTACGGCGTCTTCAACGACGCGTCCGGCTTCTCGAACCGGGGCACGATCGCCGTCGACCGCGACGGGGTGGTGCGGTTCGCCGACTGCAGGCAGCCGGGGGAGGCGCGCGATCAGGCAGTGTGGAGGGCGGCGCTGGACGCGGTGCGGGGCTGA
- the kasA gene encoding 3-oxoacyl-ACP synthase KasA, with the protein MSRPSTANGGFPSVVVTAVEATTALAGDIESTWKGLLAGESGIRILEDDFVTKWDLPVRIGGHLVDNVDSHMSRLDMRRMSYVQRMSKLLSGRLWETAGKPEVDPDRFAVVIGTGLGGGEKIVETYDAMNEGGPRKVSPLAVQMIMPNGAAAVAGLELGARAGVITPVSACSSGSEAIAHAWRSIVMGDADFAVCGGVEGGIEALPIAAFSMMRAMSTNNEDPAGASRPFDKNRDGFVFGEAGALMIIETEEHAKARGATPLARLMGAGITSDAFHMVAPAADGLRAGQAMKRAMETAGLEPKDIQHVNAHATATSIGDTAEANAIRVAGVDHAAVYAPKSALGHSIGAVGALESALTVMALRDGVIPPTLNYETPDPEIDLDVVAGEPRYGDYRYAINNSFGFGGHNVALAFGRY; encoded by the coding sequence ATGAGCAGGCCTTCCACTGCTAACGGAGGTTTCCCGAGCGTCGTGGTGACCGCCGTCGAGGCCACCACGGCCCTCGCCGGCGACATCGAGAGCACGTGGAAGGGCCTGCTGGCGGGCGAAAGCGGCATCCGGATTCTGGAGGACGACTTCGTCACCAAGTGGGACCTGCCGGTGCGCATCGGTGGCCACCTGGTCGACAACGTCGACAGCCACATGTCCCGGCTCGACATGCGCCGCATGTCCTACGTGCAGCGCATGTCGAAGCTGCTGTCGGGCCGGTTGTGGGAGACCGCGGGCAAGCCCGAGGTCGACCCCGACCGGTTCGCGGTGGTCATCGGTACCGGTCTGGGTGGCGGCGAGAAGATCGTCGAGACCTACGACGCGATGAACGAGGGCGGCCCCCGCAAGGTGTCGCCGCTCGCCGTACAGATGATCATGCCGAACGGTGCGGCGGCCGTCGCCGGTCTCGAACTGGGCGCCCGCGCCGGGGTCATCACCCCGGTGTCGGCGTGCTCGTCGGGTTCGGAGGCGATCGCCCACGCGTGGCGTTCGATCGTGATGGGTGACGCCGACTTCGCGGTCTGCGGCGGTGTCGAAGGCGGCATCGAGGCGCTGCCGATCGCGGCGTTCTCGATGATGCGCGCGATGTCGACCAACAACGAGGATCCGGCGGGAGCATCGCGGCCGTTCGACAAGAACCGTGACGGCTTCGTCTTCGGCGAGGCCGGCGCCCTGATGATCATCGAGACCGAGGAGCACGCCAAGGCCCGCGGCGCCACGCCGTTGGCACGGCTGATGGGCGCAGGCATCACCTCCGACGCCTTCCACATGGTGGCTCCCGCGGCCGACGGCCTGCGGGCGGGTCAGGCGATGAAGCGTGCGATGGAGACCGCGGGCCTGGAGCCCAAGGACATCCAGCACGTCAACGCACACGCCACGGCCACCTCGATCGGTGACACTGCCGAGGCGAATGCGATCCGGGTCGCCGGTGTGGACCACGCCGCGGTGTACGCACCGAAGTCGGCGCTGGGCCACTCGATCGGTGCGGTGGGCGCCCTGGAGTCGGCGTTGACGGTCATGGCGCTGCGTGACGGTGTCATCCCGCCGACGCTGAACTACGAGACGCCCGACCCTGAGATCGATCTCGATGTCGTCGCGGGTGAGCCTCGATACGGCGACTACCGCTACGCCATCAACAACTCGTTCGGCTTCGGCGGCCACAATGTGGCTCTGGCCTTCGGTCGCTACTAG
- a CDS encoding amidohydrolase, with protein sequence MTEVILKAGTVITMDETVPRAEAVAVSGGRIVAVGTVAECRDALPGAEVVDTGAAVLAPGFVEPHGHPLISGIATQAPARSIAPWVAASWSDVRAIFADALAHTDPETPLWFAGYDALLHGHPAPQAGELDEIFGDRITVVTDNSGHGVYFNSAVIRRHGWDATPPADPVAGKFGRNADGTLNGQGFELPVVTAVTMPLMEQMGDPLVSAAGYFALMARGGYTSTSDMTYDPRFAAGYEALAAAPSCPLRVSMWEMSVTDTYAEPTTFTAGDEWLTKTGVKLWTDGSPWVGNIAISFPYLDSEATRTAGIDPAVAGGARSMNYSREQLDAILDRAAPAGWQMAFHANGDLALDLALDAYEDALDRHGLTGSDHRWRLEHCGAGTRGHFERAARLGVHVCLAPFQYYYWGELLDGAMFEPQHGARWSAFADAVDSGACVSLHNDGSVSPPTPIVNIATAVTRRTRKGTVHCPEQAIPLDRAWRAQTIDAARTLRRDHLIGSITPGKLADFVELTADPWAVDPADLVERVTVAGTWLGGRRIDLDEFVGAVRGGDNAAHAHLAERKATGCC encoded by the coding sequence ATGACCGAGGTGATCTTGAAGGCAGGGACCGTCATCACCATGGACGAGACCGTGCCGCGGGCCGAGGCGGTGGCGGTGTCCGGCGGGCGGATCGTCGCGGTGGGCACGGTCGCCGAGTGCCGCGACGCGCTGCCCGGCGCCGAGGTCGTCGACACCGGCGCCGCCGTCCTCGCGCCGGGTTTCGTTGAACCGCACGGACATCCACTGATCAGCGGGATCGCCACCCAGGCGCCCGCCCGCTCGATCGCGCCGTGGGTCGCTGCGAGCTGGTCCGACGTCCGTGCCATCTTCGCCGACGCGCTGGCCCACACCGATCCCGAGACGCCGCTGTGGTTCGCCGGGTATGACGCACTGCTGCACGGACATCCGGCACCGCAGGCCGGCGAACTCGACGAGATCTTCGGCGACCGCATCACCGTGGTCACCGACAACTCCGGCCACGGCGTGTATTTCAACTCCGCGGTGATCCGACGCCACGGCTGGGACGCCACCCCACCGGCCGATCCGGTCGCCGGGAAATTCGGCCGCAACGCCGACGGGACGCTGAACGGGCAAGGGTTCGAACTCCCCGTGGTGACGGCGGTGACGATGCCGCTGATGGAGCAGATGGGCGACCCGCTGGTTTCGGCGGCCGGCTACTTCGCGTTGATGGCGCGCGGCGGCTACACCTCGACGTCGGACATGACCTACGACCCCAGGTTCGCCGCCGGCTACGAGGCACTCGCCGCCGCGCCGTCGTGCCCGCTGCGGGTCAGCATGTGGGAGATGTCGGTCACCGACACCTATGCGGAACCGACGACATTCACCGCGGGCGACGAGTGGCTGACCAAGACCGGGGTCAAGCTGTGGACCGATGGCTCGCCGTGGGTCGGCAACATCGCGATCTCGTTCCCCTACCTCGACAGCGAGGCCACCCGCACCGCAGGCATCGATCCGGCGGTGGCCGGCGGGGCGCGGTCGATGAACTACAGCCGCGAGCAGCTCGACGCGATCCTCGACCGGGCGGCGCCGGCCGGCTGGCAGATGGCCTTCCACGCCAACGGCGACCTGGCGCTCGACCTCGCGCTCGACGCCTACGAGGACGCACTGGACCGGCACGGCCTGACGGGCAGCGACCACCGCTGGCGGCTGGAGCACTGCGGTGCGGGCACCCGGGGGCACTTCGAGCGCGCGGCCCGGCTGGGCGTGCACGTCTGTCTGGCGCCGTTCCAGTACTACTACTGGGGCGAGCTGCTCGACGGCGCGATGTTCGAGCCGCAGCACGGGGCGCGGTGGTCGGCATTCGCCGACGCCGTCGACTCCGGGGCGTGCGTGTCGCTGCACAACGACGGTTCGGTGTCGCCGCCGACGCCCATCGTCAACATCGCCACCGCGGTCACGCGGCGCACCCGCAAAGGCACCGTGCACTGTCCGGAGCAGGCGATCCCACTGGACCGGGCTTGGCGCGCGCAGACCATCGACGCGGCCCGCACGTTGCGCCGCGATCACCTCATCGGCTCGATCACCCCCGGCAAGCTCGCCGATTTCGTCGAACTCACCGCCGACCCGTGGGCCGTCGACCCCGCGGATCTCGTCGAGCGTGTCACTGTGGCGGGGACGTGGCTGGGCGGACGCCGGATCGACCTCGACGAGTTCGTCGGCGCGGTCCGCGGCGGCGACAACGCCGCGCATGCGCACCTGGCCGAACGGAAGGCGACCGGCTGCTGCTGA
- the acpM gene encoding meromycolate extension acyl carrier protein AcpM, which translates to MPASQEEIIAGLAEIIEEVTGIEPSEVTPEKSFVDDLDIDSLSMVEIAVQTEDKYGVKIPDEDLAGLRTVGDVVAYIQKLEEENPEAAAALREKFAAE; encoded by the coding sequence GTGCCCGCCAGTCAGGAAGAAATCATCGCCGGTCTCGCCGAGATCATCGAAGAGGTCACCGGTATCGAGCCCTCCGAGGTGACCCCGGAGAAGTCCTTCGTCGACGACCTGGACATCGACTCGCTGTCGATGGTCGAGATCGCCGTGCAGACCGAGGACAAGTACGGCGTGAAGATCCCCGACGAGGACCTCGCCGGTCTGCGCACCGTCGGTGACGTCGTCGCCTACATCCAGAAGCTGGAAGAAGAGAACCCCGAGGCCGCTGCCGCCCTGCGCGAGAAGTTCGCGGCAGAATGA
- a CDS encoding DUF3052 domain-containing protein encodes MVSAGDPPNYARKLGIQKDQVVQELGWDSDVDDDIRADIEDECGGELLDEDADEVVDVVLLWWRDDDGDLVDTLMDAITPLADDGVIWVVTPKTGQPGHVQPAEIAESAPTAGLMQTSSANLGDWIASRLVQPKSKAAGRR; translated from the coding sequence GTGGTGTCGGCGGGTGACCCCCCGAACTACGCCCGCAAGCTGGGCATCCAAAAAGATCAGGTTGTGCAGGAACTGGGCTGGGACTCCGACGTCGATGACGACATCCGGGCCGACATCGAAGACGAGTGCGGTGGTGAACTCCTCGACGAGGACGCCGACGAGGTAGTCGACGTGGTGCTGCTGTGGTGGCGCGACGACGACGGAGACCTCGTCGACACGCTGATGGACGCGATCACGCCGCTGGCCGACGATGGTGTCATCTGGGTCGTCACGCCCAAGACCGGCCAGCCCGGTCATGTGCAGCCCGCCGAGATCGCCGAGTCGGCGCCCACGGCCGGCCTGATGCAGACCTCGTCGGCCAATCTCGGCGACTGGATCGCCAGCAGGCTGGTGCAACCGAAATCCAAGGCCGCAGGGCGGCGATGA
- the aceE gene encoding pyruvate dehydrogenase (acetyl-transferring), homodimeric type, which yields MTTEFVRQDLAQNSSSTAEHDRVRVIREGVASYLPDIDPDETGEWLESFDDLLERSGPSRARYLMLRLLERAGEQRVAIPSLTSTDYVNTIPTELEPWFPGDEDVERRYRAWIRWNAAIMVHRAQRPGVGVGGHISTYASSAALYEVGFNHFFRGKSHPGGGDQVFIQGHASPGIYARAYLEGRLSSDQLDGFRQEHSHAGGGLPSYPHPRLMPDFWEFPTVSMGLGPMNAIYQARFNHYLQDRGLKDTTNQHVWAFLGDGEMDEPESRGLIQVAANEALDNLTFVVNCNLQRLDGPVRGNGKIIQELESFFRGAGWNVIKVVWGREWDALLHADRDGALVNLMNTTPDGDYQTYKANDGGYVRDHFFGRDPRTKALVEPMTDREIWNLKRGGHDYRKVYAAYHAAMEHKGQPTVILAKTIKGYTLGKHFEGRNATHQMKKLALQDLKDFRDAQRIPISDEQIENDPYLPPYYHPGPEAPEIRYMLDRRRALGGFLPERRTKSKTLQLPGRDTYKALKKGSGKQEVATTMATVRTFKELLRDKNIGDRIVPIIPDEARTFGMDSWFPSLKIYNRNGQLYTSVDAELMLAYKESEIGQILHEGINEAGSTASFTAVGTSYATHNEPMIPVYIFYSMFGFQRTGDGLWAAADQMARGFVLGATAGRTTLVGEGLQHADGHSLLLAATNPAVVAYDPAFAYEIAYIIESGLHRMYGENPENVYFYVTIYNEPYVQPAEPEDLDVEGLLRGIYRYRQAPDKRSHRAQILVSGVGMPSALNAADMLAEEWDVAADVWSVTSWGELNRDGVAIEKEALRHPERTAGTPYITQALADAEGPVVAVSDWMRAVPEQIRPWVPGTYITLGTDGFGFSDTRPAARRYYNTDAESITVAVLEGLARDGNIDMAVAVEAARKYEIDNVMAAPEQTSDPGVA from the coding sequence TTGACCACCGAGTTCGTGCGCCAGGATCTGGCCCAAAACTCCAGCAGCACAGCCGAACACGATCGCGTTCGCGTCATCCGGGAGGGGGTGGCGTCCTACCTGCCCGACATCGATCCCGACGAGACCGGCGAGTGGCTGGAGTCCTTCGACGATCTTCTCGAGCGTTCCGGGCCGTCGCGGGCGCGTTACCTGATGCTGCGGCTGCTCGAACGCGCCGGCGAGCAGCGGGTGGCGATCCCGTCGCTGACGTCGACCGACTACGTCAACACGATCCCCACCGAACTCGAACCGTGGTTCCCCGGCGACGAGGACGTCGAGCGCCGCTACCGGGCCTGGATCCGGTGGAACGCCGCGATCATGGTGCACCGGGCGCAGCGGCCCGGCGTCGGCGTCGGCGGCCACATCTCCACGTACGCGTCCTCGGCGGCGCTCTACGAGGTCGGCTTCAACCACTTCTTCCGCGGCAAATCCCACCCCGGCGGCGGCGACCAGGTGTTCATCCAGGGCCACGCCTCGCCCGGCATCTACGCCCGCGCGTACCTGGAGGGCCGGCTCAGCTCCGACCAGCTCGACGGCTTCCGCCAGGAGCACAGCCACGCCGGCGGCGGCCTGCCGTCCTACCCGCACCCGCGGCTGATGCCCGACTTCTGGGAGTTCCCCACGGTCTCGATGGGCCTGGGCCCGATGAACGCGATCTATCAGGCGCGGTTCAACCACTACCTGCAGGACCGGGGCCTCAAGGACACCACCAACCAGCACGTCTGGGCGTTCCTCGGCGACGGCGAGATGGACGAGCCGGAAAGCCGCGGACTGATCCAGGTGGCGGCCAACGAGGCGCTGGACAACCTCACGTTCGTGGTGAACTGCAACCTGCAGCGCCTCGACGGCCCGGTGCGCGGCAACGGCAAGATCATCCAGGAGCTCGAGTCGTTCTTCCGCGGTGCGGGCTGGAACGTGATCAAGGTGGTGTGGGGCCGCGAGTGGGACGCGCTGCTGCACGCCGACCGCGACGGCGCGCTGGTGAACCTGATGAACACCACCCCCGACGGCGATTACCAGACCTACAAGGCCAACGACGGCGGCTACGTGCGCGACCACTTCTTCGGCCGCGATCCGCGGACCAAGGCGCTCGTCGAGCCGATGACCGATCGGGAGATCTGGAACCTCAAGCGCGGCGGCCACGACTACCGCAAGGTCTACGCCGCGTACCACGCGGCGATGGAACACAAGGGTCAGCCGACGGTCATCCTGGCCAAGACCATCAAGGGCTACACCCTGGGCAAGCACTTCGAGGGCCGCAACGCCACGCACCAGATGAAAAAGCTTGCGCTGCAAGACCTCAAGGATTTCCGCGACGCCCAGCGCATCCCGATCTCCGACGAGCAGATCGAGAACGACCCCTACCTGCCGCCCTACTACCACCCCGGTCCTGAGGCGCCGGAGATCCGCTACATGCTCGACCGGCGCCGCGCCCTTGGCGGGTTCCTGCCCGAGCGCCGCACCAAGAGCAAGACCCTGCAGCTGCCCGGCCGCGACACCTACAAGGCGCTGAAGAAGGGCTCGGGCAAGCAGGAGGTGGCCACCACGATGGCGACCGTGCGGACGTTCAAGGAGCTGTTGCGGGACAAGAACATCGGGGATCGGATAGTCCCGATCATCCCCGACGAGGCCCGCACGTTCGGGATGGACTCGTGGTTCCCCAGCCTGAAGATCTACAACCGCAACGGCCAGCTCTATACCTCGGTCGACGCGGAGCTGATGCTGGCCTACAAGGAGAGCGAAATCGGCCAGATCCTGCACGAGGGCATCAACGAGGCAGGCTCGACGGCGTCGTTCACCGCGGTCGGCACGTCCTATGCCACCCACAACGAGCCGATGATCCCGGTCTACATCTTCTATTCGATGTTCGGGTTCCAGCGCACCGGCGACGGCCTGTGGGCTGCGGCCGATCAGATGGCGCGCGGTTTCGTGCTCGGAGCGACGGCCGGCCGCACGACGCTGGTCGGCGAGGGTTTGCAGCACGCCGACGGGCATTCGCTGCTGCTGGCCGCGACCAACCCGGCCGTCGTCGCCTACGACCCGGCGTTCGCCTACGAGATCGCCTACATCATCGAGAGCGGCCTGCACCGCATGTACGGCGAGAACCCGGAGAACGTCTACTTCTACGTGACGATCTACAACGAGCCCTACGTGCAGCCGGCGGAGCCGGAGGACCTGGACGTCGAGGGTCTGCTGCGCGGGATCTACCGCTACCGGCAGGCGCCGGACAAGCGCAGTCACCGCGCCCAGATCCTGGTGTCCGGAGTCGGGATGCCCTCGGCGCTCAACGCCGCCGACATGCTCGCCGAGGAGTGGGACGTCGCGGCCGACGTGTGGTCGGTGACCAGCTGGGGTGAGCTCAACCGCGACGGTGTGGCGATCGAGAAGGAGGCGCTGCGCCATCCGGAGCGCACGGCCGGCACGCCGTACATCACCCAGGCGCTCGCCGACGCCGAGGGCCCCGTGGTGGCCGTGTCGGACTGGATGCGGGCGGTGCCCGAGCAGATCCGGCCGTGGGTGCCCGGCACCTACATCACGCTCGGCACCGATGGCTTCGGCTTCTCCGACACCAGGCCGGCGGCGCGGCGTTACTACAACACCGACGCCGAGTCGATCACGGTCGCGGTGCTGGAAGGTCTCGCCCGCGACGGCAACATCGACATGGCGGTGGCGGTCGAGGCGGCCCGCAAGTACGAGATCGACAATGTGATGGCGGCGCCGGAGCAGACGTCGGATCCGGGCGTGGCCTGA
- a CDS encoding ACP S-malonyltransferase: MLAFLAPGQGSQTPGMLAEWLELPGAATRIASWSAISGLDLARLGTTADAEEITDTAVTQPLVVAATLLAYEELSARDILTGTEEIVAAGHSVGEIAAYAIAGVITADEAVALAATRGREMAKACALEPTGMSALLGGDEAEVLARLDALDLVPANRNATGQIVAAGAVAALEKLAEDPPARARVRPLATAGAFHTRYMAPALDEYAAVAGRITPSEPTVTLLSNADGRPVASAADAMTKLVAQMTRPVRWDLCNDTLRELGATALVEFPPAGTLSGIAKRELKGTPTHPIKTPSDLDGLAEALRAAR; the protein is encoded by the coding sequence GTGCTTGCATTCCTCGCGCCCGGACAGGGCTCCCAGACTCCCGGCATGCTCGCCGAGTGGCTGGAGCTCCCCGGCGCCGCGACGCGCATCGCGTCGTGGTCGGCGATCAGCGGCCTGGACCTGGCACGGCTCGGCACCACCGCCGACGCCGAGGAGATCACCGATACCGCGGTGACCCAGCCCCTCGTGGTGGCCGCCACGCTGCTGGCCTACGAGGAACTGTCCGCACGGGACATCCTGACCGGCACCGAGGAGATCGTCGCAGCGGGACACTCGGTCGGCGAGATCGCCGCGTACGCGATCGCCGGCGTGATCACCGCCGACGAGGCCGTCGCCCTGGCCGCCACCCGCGGCCGCGAGATGGCCAAGGCCTGTGCGCTGGAGCCCACCGGCATGTCGGCGCTGCTCGGTGGCGACGAGGCCGAGGTGCTCGCCCGACTCGACGCCCTCGACCTGGTTCCGGCGAACCGCAACGCGACCGGACAGATCGTCGCCGCGGGTGCCGTCGCAGCACTGGAGAAGCTGGCCGAGGACCCGCCGGCACGCGCCCGGGTCCGCCCGCTCGCGACCGCGGGCGCGTTCCACACCCGGTACATGGCCCCGGCCCTGGACGAGTACGCCGCCGTCGCCGGCCGGATCACCCCGTCGGAGCCGACCGTCACGCTGCTGTCCAACGCCGACGGCCGTCCGGTCGCGTCGGCCGCCGACGCGATGACCAAGCTCGTCGCCCAGATGACCCGTCCGGTGCGCTGGGACCTGTGCAACGACACCCTGCGCGAGCTCGGAGCCACCGCGCTCGTCGAGTTCCCCCCGGCCGGGACGCTGAGCGGCATCGCCAAGCGTGAGCTCAAGGGCACCCCGACCCATCCCATCAAGACCCCCTCCGATCTGGACGGACTCGCGGAAGCCCTGCGCGCCGCCCGGTGA